Proteins from a single region of Candidatus Rubrimentiphilum sp.:
- a CDS encoding DUF6531 domain-containing protein codes for MPRFVILAFAILFTTQSTGASALAATAQGGQVSLFAQVRMDLGHIVAAAAATHIGALLTGNADRWNAMHAPPPVFPRTIPKPANPEIHAMHPLPPVRTGIKVEPPFPRMRPIAPKDAPPDPLAMKRTVATFGSARGGIMRKAQAVPTLLKPMSINSANSAGTGINPWWTYEEGAIPGVGKYMVNVASGNLIVQEDDVDIPERGIDLAFRRTYNSQSLHDSAGSDGGVPSNYGDGWTNNFDVHLAYNGSNVVTVYDLDGARYDYTSDGQGNWVAPAGQHAVLIYTGNCQYQWQKKNGTVYVFWSPAITSCPGGSGYAGYAGRTMGIYARNHNNNITFGFGWDNGDPSSAAHLVVIYATHSDGQTLSLHFTDFSGHRELAWLTRPDSVMITYSYDSSGDLSGVTEATNNSAYGYHQYNWWPGQAHQLIDVLPPRWAQSGAADGADTWFYFDGSNRVVGIQLYGYPNFTPDDGTGTALQPSYSTGARTMAYTTFSYPSTGETDLTDVDGHATNWFYDTVGRNSQTRDWTGSQWLVTYASWDSNNNLTESIDVRNQATDYAYDSNGNTVAVGLPSVSTNQGTFRPTTLYSYDRTNNADNIVAVCDPIFAHSHGQDWTSNPGTSDSLCPSQSGTTRYTWDYSDASEPFGRLSNSYTPLGYHRAYSYDSGAQGGDFGLPTSVVGDTFTQNDGTSRSPTQQFIYDGYGNLVCFSKLQDGSGTHWSRLTYDSLNRQTAVADPDDATLTVSQCSNSPGISGSYIVSSTTYYQNGQVASTQSPSEHASYGVSTTFTYDSNGNQIGQAGGYGPTQKWYDGADRLVEVVEPTSGSVYGSLSADLFPWLTRYIYDMSQNNQVSMQYGGGYYAHGNLFKTQRYVPAKLITVQSSYGTITTMSASRKQAAAKTAESTPAPSSLKPSAPILPRGSMRLPKALTPLTLAPRASLQTSPSAIAPRAIVRMSQPSGTGGQWMDVSGTAFDSLDRKSAEYHYIPGSDSIGTHSYTYDSGAAGLLVSETMPVGDSKTYTYDNAGRLGAVSFAVSSSSTYTAGRSYTYDPDGRVASVGNSEFGTWNYNYDADGRLSSLAEPAGGGSGIPGSPYSNSGTLTSPSTYLYSYYGNGWASQVQVQGSNAATQQESYRSDGLPQTDYYSTIPGSITRQYTPAGRITNRTDPSGSDSTTYDGYGRLATQSVPSGTYANFTYNDQGLPTDYRIYPVSGSYSEVQSDYTATGQLACKHTIDGPCNWYFDGTPIPNAPSYYAPDGNQYSNNAIVDTRNLLAVGTAVEDGSGNVVVSGSNAYDANTRITQTVSMTTYDDGRGDWQWVWQTQHTYQYDGEDHTTSVSDVAAVTSTITASHSYAWGPNGHPVTVGMSCNSGLPICGQMGGWHYNGLHWNGDALAFETRADSSVSDYKLGLDGDVLSGTLYNGNASGYSGATYYDRDASGATFADHNASGHSLFASCNGGPIANTPGPNNLGCGGGTAQQPGYYDASSGIILSYQRRDGITDGSANIQGVRNYSSETSQWTTPDAYAGEIHDPMSQAKYMWNRNNPLAYHDPSGYDVLIDLVPGGAGGLGHIELITYDPKTGKGWLLSAESSTGAPFGSTIGIHETRVSNVNSLPTEGHHYYHVSTSTAQDNAIKSVYDQHDKASKQGEHYNLLTNNCETTAQQALDKGRVDVGLSGIPNVNRLLPAVGVPEVLPNKIRL; via the coding sequence ATGCCGCGCTTTGTTATTCTTGCCTTTGCGATTCTTTTCACAACTCAAAGCACAGGGGCTTCGGCGCTGGCTGCGACCGCCCAGGGCGGGCAGGTTTCGCTTTTCGCCCAGGTTCGAATGGACCTCGGGCACATTGTAGCTGCGGCGGCCGCTACACACATCGGCGCGCTACTTACGGGCAATGCGGACCGATGGAATGCCATGCACGCCCCGCCGCCGGTGTTTCCCAGAACGATCCCCAAACCCGCAAACCCTGAGATTCACGCGATGCATCCGCTGCCACCCGTTCGTACGGGCATCAAAGTGGAGCCGCCATTTCCGCGGATGCGTCCCATTGCACCCAAAGACGCGCCTCCGGACCCGCTGGCGATGAAGCGTACGGTCGCGACCTTCGGTAGCGCGCGCGGCGGCATCATGAGAAAGGCTCAGGCAGTACCAACCCTTCTCAAGCCAATGAGCATCAATAGCGCCAACTCCGCCGGGACAGGCATCAACCCTTGGTGGACCTATGAAGAGGGCGCGATTCCGGGCGTTGGCAAGTATATGGTCAACGTCGCCAGTGGTAACTTAATCGTCCAGGAGGACGATGTCGACATTCCCGAGCGCGGCATAGACCTCGCCTTCAGACGAACGTACAATTCCCAAAGCCTTCACGATTCCGCCGGCAGCGACGGTGGAGTGCCTTCAAACTACGGTGACGGGTGGACCAACAATTTTGACGTGCACCTAGCGTACAACGGCTCAAACGTTGTGACCGTCTATGATTTGGACGGCGCGCGCTACGATTATACAAGTGACGGACAAGGTAACTGGGTCGCCCCCGCCGGCCAACATGCCGTTCTGATCTACACCGGCAATTGTCAGTACCAGTGGCAAAAAAAGAACGGCACGGTTTACGTCTTTTGGAGCCCCGCAATCACCAGCTGTCCCGGCGGTTCCGGATACGCCGGCTACGCCGGTCGCACTATGGGAATATATGCGCGCAACCATAACAACAACATCACGTTTGGCTTTGGCTGGGATAACGGGGACCCCAGCTCCGCCGCGCACCTAGTCGTAATCTATGCAACGCACAGTGACGGGCAGACACTAAGTCTTCATTTTACGGATTTTTCGGGCCACCGCGAGCTGGCGTGGCTGACTCGCCCGGACAGCGTGATGATCACCTATTCCTATGACAGCAGCGGCGATCTGAGCGGGGTCACCGAGGCGACAAACAACAGTGCCTATGGGTATCATCAATACAATTGGTGGCCCGGCCAAGCCCATCAATTGATTGACGTCCTCCCTCCGCGTTGGGCACAAAGCGGGGCTGCGGATGGAGCCGATACGTGGTTCTATTTCGACGGTAGTAACCGTGTCGTCGGCATTCAATTGTACGGCTACCCCAACTTTACGCCCGACGACGGCACCGGAACGGCGCTCCAGCCGAGCTACTCTACGGGCGCTCGGACTATGGCCTACACGACCTTTAGCTACCCATCGACAGGCGAGACGGACCTCACTGATGTTGACGGACACGCGACGAACTGGTTTTACGATACAGTTGGCCGGAACTCGCAAACAAGGGACTGGACTGGCTCTCAGTGGCTCGTCACATATGCCAGTTGGGACAGCAACAACAATCTAACCGAGTCGATCGACGTTCGCAACCAAGCAACCGACTATGCGTACGATTCCAATGGAAATACGGTTGCCGTTGGCCTCCCGAGCGTCTCGACAAACCAGGGTACCTTCAGGCCTACGACACTGTATTCATATGACCGCACGAACAATGCCGACAACATTGTCGCAGTTTGCGACCCCATTTTCGCGCACTCCCATGGCCAAGACTGGACTTCCAATCCCGGAACGAGTGATTCGCTCTGCCCCAGCCAATCCGGCACGACCCGATATACCTGGGACTATAGCGACGCTAGCGAGCCATTTGGCAGGCTGAGCAACAGCTACACGCCGCTCGGCTATCATCGGGCATACTCCTACGACTCAGGCGCGCAAGGAGGCGATTTTGGGCTTCCGACATCCGTTGTCGGCGATACGTTCACACAAAACGATGGGACGTCGCGATCACCCACGCAGCAATTCATCTATGACGGGTACGGTAATCTTGTCTGCTTCTCGAAGCTACAGGACGGCAGCGGAACGCACTGGTCGAGGCTGACCTATGATTCGCTTAACCGCCAAACCGCAGTTGCCGACCCCGACGATGCGACGCTCACCGTCTCGCAATGCTCAAACAGCCCCGGGATCAGCGGGTCATACATTGTCTCGTCGACCACCTACTACCAGAACGGCCAGGTGGCTTCAACGCAATCGCCGTCTGAGCACGCCTCCTATGGCGTTTCAACGACGTTCACCTACGATTCGAACGGTAATCAGATTGGCCAGGCCGGCGGTTACGGCCCGACTCAAAAGTGGTATGACGGTGCGGACCGCCTGGTCGAGGTTGTCGAGCCGACAAGCGGCTCCGTCTATGGAAGTCTGAGTGCGGACTTGTTTCCGTGGCTAACGCGCTATATCTATGATATGAGCCAAAATAACCAGGTCAGCATGCAGTACGGGGGCGGGTACTATGCTCACGGCAACCTGTTCAAGACGCAGAGATATGTGCCAGCAAAGCTGATAACGGTTCAGAGCAGCTACGGAACGATCACGACCATGAGCGCATCTCGAAAGCAAGCCGCCGCTAAGACGGCCGAATCAACCCCAGCTCCGAGTTCGCTGAAGCCCTCCGCCCCGATTCTCCCGCGTGGCTCAATGCGTCTACCGAAGGCGCTTACGCCTCTGACGTTGGCGCCGCGCGCGTCACTGCAGACATCTCCTTCGGCAATCGCGCCAAGAGCGATCGTTAGAATGAGCCAACCGTCGGGGACCGGCGGTCAATGGATGGATGTTTCAGGGACTGCCTTTGACTCGCTCGACCGAAAAAGTGCCGAATATCATTACATCCCGGGCAGCGACAGCATTGGGACGCACTCCTATACCTACGATTCTGGCGCCGCAGGCCTGCTCGTTTCTGAGACGATGCCCGTCGGAGATTCCAAGACTTACACGTACGACAATGCGGGCCGCCTTGGAGCCGTGTCATTCGCCGTTTCTAGTTCGAGCACGTACACCGCGGGGCGCAGCTACACATACGATCCTGACGGGCGCGTCGCAAGTGTCGGGAACTCCGAATTTGGTACTTGGAATTATAACTATGATGCCGACGGCCGGTTATCGAGTTTGGCCGAGCCAGCCGGCGGCGGCAGCGGCATTCCAGGCTCGCCATATAGCAATTCGGGAACGTTAACATCCCCTTCCACTTACCTATACAGCTATTACGGGAACGGTTGGGCATCGCAAGTCCAAGTCCAAGGCAGCAACGCCGCGACGCAGCAAGAAAGCTACCGAAGCGACGGCCTGCCGCAAACCGACTACTATTCCACGATTCCAGGGTCGATCACGCGTCAGTATACACCGGCGGGGCGAATCACGAACCGGACCGACCCGAGCGGGAGCGACTCGACGACCTACGACGGTTATGGGCGGTTGGCAACGCAATCGGTTCCGTCGGGGACATACGCCAACTTCACATACAATGATCAAGGCTTGCCAACGGATTATCGGATTTATCCGGTTTCAGGCAGCTACAGTGAAGTTCAGTCAGACTACACGGCGACAGGGCAGCTCGCATGTAAGCACACGATAGATGGCCCGTGTAATTGGTATTTCGACGGCACTCCAATCCCAAATGCGCCGTCCTATTACGCACCAGATGGCAACCAGTACTCAAATAATGCCATCGTCGACACTCGCAATTTGCTTGCTGTCGGGACCGCAGTGGAGGATGGCTCGGGGAACGTGGTCGTGTCTGGCTCCAACGCCTATGATGCAAATACGCGAATCACCCAGACCGTATCGATGACAACGTACGATGACGGCCGTGGCGACTGGCAGTGGGTCTGGCAAACCCAGCACACCTATCAGTACGACGGAGAGGATCACACTACGTCGGTTTCAGATGTGGCCGCGGTTACCAGCACAATTACTGCCTCTCATTCCTACGCCTGGGGCCCCAATGGGCATCCCGTTACCGTGGGGATGTCCTGTAACTCCGGCCTTCCGATCTGCGGCCAGATGGGTGGCTGGCACTACAACGGACTGCATTGGAACGGCGACGCCCTAGCCTTTGAAACGCGCGCTGATTCGTCCGTAAGTGACTACAAGCTGGGCCTCGACGGGGATGTACTGTCGGGGACTCTTTATAACGGTAATGCGTCGGGCTATTCCGGCGCGACCTACTACGATCGCGACGCCTCGGGTGCAACCTTCGCGGACCACAACGCGAGCGGCCACAGCTTATTTGCAAGCTGCAACGGCGGACCGATTGCAAACACTCCCGGGCCTAACAACTTAGGGTGCGGGGGCGGCACAGCGCAGCAGCCCGGATATTATGACGCCTCCTCGGGCATTATCTTGTCCTATCAGCGGCGGGACGGCATAACTGACGGTTCAGCGAACATTCAAGGTGTCCGAAACTACAGCTCCGAGACATCACAATGGACCACGCCCGACGCATATGCTGGCGAGATTCACGATCCGATGTCCCAGGCAAAATACATGTGGAATAGAAACAATCCGCTAGCCTACCATGATCCCAGTGGTTATGATGTCCTGATAGACCTCGTTCCTGGGGGAGCTGGCGGCCTCGGGCACATTGAGCTGATCACCTACGATCCTAAAACTGGAAAGGGATGGCTCTTGTCAGCCGAAAGTAGCACCGGGGCGCCCTTTGGCAGTACGATAGGTATCCACGAAACGCGTGTTTCAAACGTCAACTCTCTACCAACCGAAGGGCATCACTACTATCACGTAAGTACTTCAACTGCACAAGATAATGCAATTAAGTCGGTCTACGACCAGCACGACAAAGCGTCGAAACAAGGAGAGCACTACAACCTCTTGACGAATAACTGCGAAACGACAGCCCAACAGGCTCTTGATAAAGGACGGGTGGACGTTGGTTTGAGTGGGATCCCAAACGTAAATCGGCTCCTTCCGGCAGTGGGCGTCCCCGAAGTCCTGCCGAATAAGATAAGATTGTAG